The Chryseobacterium sp. 52 genome includes a region encoding these proteins:
- a CDS encoding ferritin produces MISEKIATLINEQIAHEQYAAQYYLSMSAWFSGKDLDGIANYFRVQSKEELMHADKMFDFLNDVGGEIIIGEIAKPPHEFENATDIFEKALEHEKKVTRSIFNIVKNANDEGDFATTSFMQWFINEQVEEEASASQYVTKIKMVCDNPSALYLFDQELAQRVFVPATKA; encoded by the coding sequence ATGATCAGCGAAAAAATTGCAACATTAATTAACGAACAGATAGCCCACGAACAATACGCAGCACAATATTATCTTTCAATGTCAGCCTGGTTTTCAGGTAAAGACCTTGACGGAATTGCCAACTACTTCAGAGTTCAGAGCAAAGAAGAGTTGATGCATGCGGATAAAATGTTTGACTTTTTGAATGACGTAGGCGGGGAGATCATCATCGGAGAAATTGCAAAACCTCCGCATGAGTTCGAAAATGCTACCGATATTTTCGAGAAAGCATTGGAACACGAGAAAAAAGTAACAAGAAGTATCTTCAATATAGTGAAAAATGCTAATGATGAAGGTGATTTTGCAACGACATCTTTTATGCAATGGTTCATCAATGAGCAGGTAGAAGAAGAAGCAAGCGCTTCACAGTATGTGACGAAAATCAAAATGGTTTGCGACAATCCATCTGCATTATATCTTTTTGATCAGGAATTGGCACAGAGGGTATTTGTACCTGCTACAAAAGCTTAA
- a CDS encoding 4-alpha-glucanotransferase, whose product MKLYFNVGYNAKAGQNLQLLIVDDKGAAVQTHTLFYAENGIWKCEVDYFSKSISYKYQLTDEKGSILREEFVLHHLNFPHNYKEFIIFDEWSNKNFPENYLNNKILYNKLNQFVPEKAVILKKHTHLFRIEAPVYNPDWQIVLFGSTASLGNWNYEKAIHLSQTYFGIWEASVEIPENEFIQFKYCIYDKKEGRVVDVETGENRFALPNSLKDVLQIVSNHYFKFKSYQMYHDAGVAVPVFSLRSESGFGVGEFSDLKKLADWTKETSLGIIQILPVNDTTANYSWTDSYPYAAVSVYALHPQYISLENLDFELPKELVSEYQKEKEALNSLDLVDYEKMIESKWKYLKAVFNTEKEKIYKDRNFKKFIKDSEDWLVPYAAFCVLRDKYKTPNFNNWKTHKKYIAGKISPFFTTKGKDYDASMLHAWVQYQLHVQLKNTVDYIHSLGVSLKGDLPIGIYRYSVEAWTEPELFGMDFQAGAPPDQFTELGQNWEFPTYNWEAMKEDDYRWWKNRFKALEQYFDAMRIDHILGFFRIWRMPISATQGILGYFYPAVPIVVDEFKARHIPFDFDRYCKPFINDRILWEYFGEDSSKALEFIKNNNDGTYSFKEEFDTQRKLTDFFGKNPKGSVEEKLISLCANVLFLTEERNGETVYHPRFNVYNTDSYQYLPEWDKKAIYDLYHDYFFRRQDHLWYEKAMEKLPVILNATKMLICGEDLGMVPACVPVAMDELAIIALKVQRMPSENILFYNPKKADYMNVVTASSHDSSTLRQWWKEDPALTQKYFNQQLIQYGKAPEEMNSHLAEIIMKQHLYNDAMLAIFPIQEFFATDPELTNPNTDNERINNPAVFPHYWRYRIHLNLEDLKEKQIFNEKIAYWIKDSGRV is encoded by the coding sequence ATGAAGTTATACTTTAATGTAGGATATAATGCAAAGGCCGGACAGAATCTGCAACTGCTGATTGTAGATGATAAAGGCGCTGCTGTCCAGACTCATACTCTTTTTTACGCAGAAAATGGTATTTGGAAATGTGAGGTAGATTATTTCTCAAAATCAATTTCATATAAATATCAGCTTACAGACGAAAAAGGAAGTATTCTCAGAGAAGAATTTGTCCTGCATCATCTTAATTTTCCTCATAACTATAAGGAGTTTATTATTTTCGATGAATGGAGTAATAAGAATTTTCCTGAGAACTATTTAAACAATAAAATTCTATATAATAAACTCAATCAGTTTGTTCCTGAAAAAGCGGTGATTTTAAAAAAACATACGCATTTATTCAGGATAGAAGCACCTGTTTACAATCCCGACTGGCAAATTGTTTTGTTTGGAAGTACAGCGTCTTTAGGAAACTGGAATTATGAAAAAGCGATCCATCTTTCACAGACCTATTTTGGAATCTGGGAAGCTTCCGTTGAAATTCCTGAGAACGAGTTTATTCAGTTTAAATACTGCATTTACGATAAAAAAGAAGGACGAGTTGTTGATGTTGAGACCGGTGAAAACAGATTTGCCCTTCCCAATTCGCTTAAAGATGTACTGCAGATTGTTTCCAATCATTATTTTAAATTCAAATCATATCAGATGTATCATGATGCGGGAGTAGCAGTTCCTGTATTTTCATTGAGAAGTGAGAGCGGATTTGGCGTAGGTGAATTTTCTGATCTTAAAAAATTGGCTGACTGGACAAAGGAAACAAGTCTGGGAATTATCCAGATCCTTCCGGTTAACGATACAACGGCTAATTATTCATGGACAGATTCTTATCCTTATGCTGCTGTTTCAGTATATGCCCTGCATCCGCAGTATATTTCATTAGAAAACCTTGATTTCGAATTACCGAAAGAATTAGTTTCTGAGTATCAAAAGGAGAAAGAAGCTTTGAATTCCCTTGACCTGGTCGATTATGAAAAAATGATCGAAAGTAAATGGAAATATCTAAAAGCCGTTTTTAACACAGAAAAAGAAAAAATATACAAAGACAGAAACTTTAAAAAATTTATAAAAGATAGCGAGGACTGGCTGGTTCCTTATGCGGCTTTCTGTGTGCTGAGGGATAAATATAAAACGCCCAACTTCAACAACTGGAAAACCCACAAAAAATATATTGCCGGAAAAATTTCTCCTTTTTTTACCACAAAAGGCAAAGATTATGATGCTTCCATGCTTCATGCCTGGGTACAGTATCAGCTTCATGTGCAATTAAAAAATACTGTAGATTACATTCATAGCCTTGGGGTTTCTCTAAAAGGAGATCTTCCTATTGGTATTTACAGATATTCTGTGGAAGCATGGACAGAGCCGGAACTTTTCGGAATGGATTTCCAGGCTGGTGCACCACCTGATCAGTTTACGGAACTGGGGCAGAACTGGGAATTCCCGACCTACAACTGGGAGGCGATGAAGGAAGATGATTACCGATGGTGGAAAAACAGGTTTAAAGCCCTCGAACAGTATTTTGATGCGATGAGAATCGATCACATATTAGGATTTTTCAGGATATGGAGAATGCCAATTTCTGCGACACAGGGAATTCTGGGCTACTTTTATCCCGCCGTTCCTATTGTTGTGGATGAATTTAAGGCAAGGCATATCCCGTTTGATTTTGACCGTTACTGTAAGCCTTTCATTAATGATAGAATATTGTGGGAATATTTCGGTGAAGACAGCAGTAAAGCACTTGAGTTTATCAAGAATAATAATGACGGAACGTATTCTTTTAAAGAAGAATTTGATACGCAGAGAAAACTGACCGACTTCTTCGGGAAAAATCCAAAAGGATCCGTTGAAGAAAAGCTGATTTCTTTATGTGCCAATGTTTTGTTTCTGACTGAAGAAAGAAATGGCGAGACAGTGTATCATCCAAGGTTTAATGTTTACAATACAGATTCTTACCAATATCTGCCTGAGTGGGATAAAAAGGCAATTTATGATCTCTACCATGACTATTTCTTCAGAAGACAGGATCATCTGTGGTATGAAAAAGCGATGGAAAAACTTCCTGTTATTCTGAATGCTACAAAAATGCTGATCTGTGGCGAAGATTTGGGAATGGTTCCTGCGTGTGTTCCTGTTGCTATGGATGAGCTGGCGATTATTGCACTGAAAGTTCAGCGTATGCCATCGGAGAATATTCTGTTTTATAATCCTAAAAAGGCTGATTATATGAATGTGGTAACAGCTTCCTCTCATGATAGTTCAACGTTAAGACAATGGTGGAAAGAAGATCCTGCTCTAACGCAGAAATACTTTAATCAGCAGCTGATTCAGTACGGAAAAGCTCCTGAAGAAATGAATTCCCATCTGGCTGAAATTATTATGAAGCAACATCTTTACAACGATGCAATGCTGGCCATTTTCCCCATCCAGGAATTTTTTGCAACCGACCCTGAACTGACTAACCCGAATACGGATAATGAAAGAATCAATAATCCTGCAGTTTTCCCTCATTACTGGCGATACAGAATACATTTGAATCTTGAGGATTTAAAAGAAAAGCAAATTTTCAATGAAAAGATTGCTTATTGGATAAAAGATAGTGGGAGAGTGTAA
- a CDS encoding T9SS type A sorting domain-containing protein, with product MKKHLLPLFLLVLGANVQAQQDFFAIAGKETSSIVFSDFRVMDAVNGTSGEKLFSADAAAKVFSQERKGNVSEDKNSYNHSQSGSMAALAYDPMNNNLVYMPMFSSNIYILNAKTKEITLVENTVTKVTSCDINSHITRMTAGYDGNIYALNNAGTQLLQIGRKGSQYVVSDLGIIKDDTSNGKNSFTAIEIGFGGDMIADAENNFYVFSASGNVFKVITKELKAKFVGKISGIPEHYSVNGSAVNAKGKVVIASAKGDSLYEVDLGTLQAKPLPGAEKPHIYDLASKYFANDRTSSINALTNIDIYPTRVDEHIINVNVNDKSVKGNLNLSVFDLSGKNVMKQNLSVKDGSLNQQVYLKSLVNGAYIVNITDESGKALLNKKILVTE from the coding sequence ATGAAAAAACATTTACTTCCTCTTTTCCTGCTTGTGTTAGGTGCCAATGTCCAGGCACAGCAGGATTTTTTTGCTATTGCCGGAAAAGAAACTTCCAGTATTGTTTTCAGTGATTTCCGTGTGATGGATGCCGTTAATGGAACTTCCGGAGAAAAACTGTTCTCCGCAGATGCTGCAGCCAAAGTATTTTCCCAGGAAAGAAAAGGGAATGTATCGGAAGATAAAAATTCCTATAACCATTCTCAGTCGGGGAGCATGGCGGCGCTGGCTTATGATCCTATGAACAATAACCTCGTGTATATGCCGATGTTTTCGTCTAATATTTATATTTTAAATGCGAAGACCAAGGAAATTACACTGGTAGAAAATACGGTAACAAAAGTAACGTCGTGCGATATCAATTCACATATCACAAGGATGACAGCAGGATATGACGGAAATATTTATGCCCTTAATAATGCAGGAACACAGCTTTTGCAGATCGGTAGAAAAGGCAGTCAGTATGTGGTAAGTGACCTTGGAATCATTAAAGACGATACGTCAAATGGGAAAAACTCATTTACTGCCATTGAAATCGGTTTCGGAGGCGATATGATTGCAGATGCTGAAAATAACTTCTATGTTTTTTCAGCTTCGGGAAATGTCTTTAAGGTCATCACGAAAGAATTGAAAGCGAAATTTGTGGGCAAGATCTCCGGAATTCCTGAGCATTATTCAGTTAACGGATCTGCGGTAAATGCCAAAGGAAAAGTAGTCATTGCAAGTGCGAAAGGAGACAGTCTATATGAAGTAGACTTAGGAACATTGCAGGCAAAACCTCTTCCGGGTGCAGAAAAGCCTCATATTTATGATTTGGCAAGTAAATATTTTGCCAATGACAGAACTTCTTCAATCAATGCATTGACAAATATTGATATTTATCCGACGAGAGTGGATGAACATATTATCAACGTCAATGTGAATGATAAGTCTGTAAAAGGAAATCTTAACCTTAGTGTTTTTGATCTTTCCGGGAAAAACGTAATGAAGCAGAACCTGTCTGTAAAAGACGGCTCGCTCAATCAGCAGGTCTATTTAAAAAGCCTTGTAAACGGAGCGTATATTGTTAATATTACAGATGAATCCGGTAAAGCTTTATTAAACAAAAAAATTCTGGTTACAGAATAA
- the cysS gene encoding cysteine--tRNA ligase, translating into MQLKLYNSLTGEKEIFKPILEGNVGMYVCGPTVYSNVHLGNVRTFLSFDFIYRTLMHIGYKVRYVRNITDAGHLTDDGNVENDRFVKQTRLEKLEPMEIVQKYTVDFHKVLEMFNLLPPNIEPTATGHIVEQIELTQKLIERGFAYESNGSVYFDVLEYNNRGLNYGELSKRNIEELFANTRDLDGQGEKKNPQDFALWKKASPAHIMRWNSPWGEGFPGWHLECTAMSTKYLGEKFDIHGGGMDLKFPHHECEIAQGKACNDTAPVNYWMHANMLTMNSQRMSKSTGNYILPMQLVTGENDFFEKPFHPTIVRFCFLQAHYRSVLDISNDAMIASEKGFIRLMEAIKVLNSITPNNEKQSGFDLKEWKNKCYDALTDDFNSPILIAHLFEAVKYIFALNDEKETISSEDLEDLKSTLNAFVFDVLGLQNIEENNNEKLDQTLKVLIELRNQARKSKNFDLSDQIRDKLLAEGIELKDGRDGTSYVLN; encoded by the coding sequence ATGCAATTAAAATTATATAACTCTCTTACAGGAGAAAAAGAAATATTTAAACCTATTTTAGAAGGAAACGTTGGAATGTATGTCTGCGGACCAACGGTGTACAGCAATGTGCATTTAGGAAATGTGAGAACATTCCTTTCTTTCGATTTTATTTACCGTACCCTGATGCATATAGGGTATAAAGTAAGATATGTAAGAAATATTACCGATGCAGGTCACCTTACAGACGATGGAAATGTAGAGAACGACAGATTCGTAAAACAGACCCGTCTTGAAAAGTTGGAACCCATGGAAATCGTTCAGAAATATACGGTTGATTTTCACAAAGTACTGGAAATGTTCAATCTGCTTCCTCCCAATATCGAACCTACAGCCACAGGTCATATCGTAGAGCAGATCGAGCTTACGCAGAAACTTATTGAAAGAGGTTTCGCATATGAAAGCAATGGTTCCGTATATTTCGATGTTTTGGAATACAATAACAGAGGACTGAACTATGGTGAACTTTCAAAACGTAACATCGAAGAACTTTTTGCCAATACCCGTGATCTTGACGGACAGGGGGAAAAGAAAAATCCACAGGATTTTGCCTTGTGGAAAAAAGCTTCTCCGGCACACATTATGAGATGGAACTCTCCCTGGGGAGAAGGTTTCCCTGGATGGCACCTTGAATGTACTGCGATGAGCACGAAATATTTGGGTGAAAAATTTGACATCCATGGAGGAGGAATGGACTTGAAATTCCCACACCATGAATGTGAAATTGCACAGGGAAAAGCCTGCAATGATACCGCTCCGGTGAATTACTGGATGCATGCCAATATGTTGACGATGAATTCTCAGCGTATGAGTAAATCTACAGGGAACTATATTCTTCCGATGCAGTTGGTGACGGGAGAAAATGATTTCTTTGAAAAGCCTTTCCATCCCACTATCGTAAGATTCTGCTTCCTGCAGGCGCATTACAGAAGCGTATTGGATATTTCCAATGATGCTATGATTGCGAGCGAAAAAGGATTTATCAGATTAATGGAGGCTATTAAAGTATTAAACTCTATTACTCCCAATAATGAAAAACAATCTGGTTTTGATCTTAAAGAGTGGAAAAACAAATGTTATGATGCTCTGACTGATGATTTCAATTCTCCGATTCTGATTGCCCATTTATTTGAAGCTGTAAAATATATTTTTGCTTTAAATGATGAAAAAGAGACCATCTCTTCTGAAGATCTTGAAGATTTAAAATCAACGTTGAATGCTTTTGTATTTGATGTTTTAGGACTTCAGAATATTGAAGAAAACAATAATGAAAAATTGGATCAGACTTTAAAGGTTTTAATTGAACTGAGAAATCAGGCAAGAAAATCAAAAAACTTTGATCTTTCAGATCAGATCAGAGACAAGTTGCTTGCTGAAGGCATTGAATTAAAAGATGGAAGAGACGGAACCAGCTACGTTCTGAATTAA
- a CDS encoding DinB family protein codes for MDYHILKNIVETELRRFEAISDEEWSYKRSPEKWSKKEILGHLCDSALTNIRRFVVTQYKENDNIVYDQDFWVKAQNYQNIQISEVISLWKFLNFQIVHTVENIPDEALKRTCDTTKTVPQTFTLEYIIQDYIDHLQYHLKAI; via the coding sequence ATGGACTATCATATCCTTAAAAATATTGTAGAGACTGAACTTCGTAGATTTGAAGCCATTTCTGATGAAGAATGGTCATATAAACGTTCACCCGAAAAATGGTCAAAAAAAGAAATTTTAGGCCATCTTTGCGATAGTGCACTGACTAATATCAGAAGATTTGTGGTAACTCAATACAAGGAAAATGATAATATTGTTTATGATCAGGATTTTTGGGTAAAAGCGCAAAACTATCAAAATATTCAGATTTCGGAAGTAATCAGTCTTTGGAAATTTCTGAATTTCCAGATTGTTCATACTGTAGAAAATATTCCTGATGAAGCTCTGAAGAGAACCTGTGATACCACAAAGACAGTTCCTCAGACTTTTACACTCGAGTATATTATTCAGGATTATATTGATCATCTGCAATATCACTTAAAAGCAATTTAA
- the folE gene encoding GTP cyclohydrolase I FolE — translation MVDFTDNDDDIFTGKEHTPIRKDAFDKSPQEKIEKITELFGEIMETLGMDMTDDSLKDSPKRVAKMYVNEIFGGLLPENKPGISTFSNKYKYRQMLVEKDITVYSFCEHHFLPIIGRAHVAYISNGEVIGLSKINRIVDYYAKRPQVQERLTMQIVDALKGALGTKDVACIIDAKHLCVNCRGIKDTASSTITAELSGIFRTNPITRQEFLHYVGSHAKLDY, via the coding sequence ATGGTTGATTTTACCGATAACGACGATGATATTTTCACTGGAAAAGAACATACACCTATTAGGAAAGATGCATTTGATAAATCGCCACAGGAAAAAATAGAGAAAATCACCGAACTTTTTGGTGAAATTATGGAAACACTGGGGATGGATATGACGGATGATTCTTTAAAGGATTCACCGAAGCGTGTTGCAAAGATGTATGTGAATGAAATTTTTGGAGGACTTCTTCCGGAAAACAAGCCGGGAATTTCCACGTTTTCCAATAAATATAAATACCGCCAGATGCTGGTGGAAAAGGATATTACGGTATATTCTTTCTGTGAACATCACTTTCTGCCGATTATAGGAAGAGCACATGTTGCCTATATTTCAAACGGAGAAGTGATTGGTCTTTCCAAGATCAACAGGATTGTGGATTATTACGCAAAAAGACCGCAGGTTCAGGAAAGACTGACGATGCAGATTGTAGATGCTTTAAAAGGAGCCCTTGGGACCAAAGATGTAGCATGTATTATTGATGCAAAACATTTATGCGTCAACTGCAGAGGAATAAAAGATACGGCAAGTTCTACCATTACGGCAGAATTGAGCGGAATTTTCAGAACCAATCCTATCACCAGACAGGAATTCCTTCATTATGTAGGAAGTCATGCTAAACTTGATTATTAG
- the metF gene encoding methylenetetrahydrofolate reductase [NAD(P)H], whose translation MKITEHIKNANGKTLFSLEVVPPQKGIGIEDLYTNIDPLMEFKPPFIDVTTSREEYIYLDKGNGLMERRITRMRPGTLGICAAIQHKYNVDTVPHLLCGGFTKEETEYLLVDCMYLGIDNIMALRGDAMKGHQYFEPTPGGHASAMDLVHQINDLGRGKYLHNDEKACDELNKFCIGVAGYPEKHMEAPSMNYDLKWLKEKVDAGADYIVTQMFFDNKRFIEFVKKAREMGITVPIIPGIKPIATKKHLKILPQIFKIDLPEELINEVEKAKNNEAVKQIGVEWAIAQCRELLDFGVPVLHFYSMGKSDNIKKVAGELF comes from the coding sequence ATGAAGATCACTGAACATATTAAGAACGCCAATGGGAAGACCTTATTCTCCTTAGAAGTGGTTCCGCCCCAGAAGGGAATAGGAATCGAAGATCTGTATACCAATATAGATCCGCTGATGGAGTTTAAACCACCTTTTATTGATGTAACCACTTCCAGAGAAGAATACATCTATCTTGATAAAGGGAATGGTCTTATGGAGCGCCGTATCACCAGAATGCGTCCCGGAACTTTAGGAATTTGTGCCGCGATCCAGCATAAATATAACGTAGACACTGTTCCCCATCTGCTGTGCGGAGGCTTCACCAAAGAAGAAACAGAATATCTTTTGGTAGACTGTATGTACCTGGGAATAGACAATATAATGGCTTTGAGAGGCGATGCGATGAAAGGGCATCAGTATTTTGAGCCTACACCGGGAGGTCATGCCAGTGCGATGGATCTTGTTCATCAGATCAATGATTTGGGAAGAGGAAAATACCTTCACAATGATGAAAAGGCCTGTGATGAACTCAATAAATTCTGCATTGGAGTAGCCGGTTATCCCGAAAAACATATGGAAGCTCCTTCTATGAATTATGATTTGAAGTGGCTAAAGGAGAAAGTGGATGCCGGAGCAGATTATATCGTCACTCAGATGTTTTTTGACAATAAAAGATTTATTGAATTTGTGAAGAAAGCAAGAGAAATGGGAATTACAGTTCCTATTATTCCGGGCATTAAACCTATCGCAACCAAAAAGCATTTGAAAATTTTGCCGCAGATATTCAAAATCGATCTTCCCGAAGAACTGATTAATGAAGTGGAAAAAGCTAAAAACAATGAAGCTGTAAAACAAATCGGGGTAGAGTGGGCTATTGCTCAATGCAGAGAACTACTGGATTTTGGTGTTCCTGTACTGCACTTTTACTCCATGGGGAAAAGTGATAATATTAAAAAAGTAGCCGGAGAGCTATTCTAA
- the metH gene encoding methionine synthase translates to MKYLRLSGLEPLIITPESNFINVGERTNVAGSKKFLRLIKEEKFSEALDIARDQVDGGAQILDVNFDDGLIDGKASMVKFLNLIASEPDIARIPVMIDSSKWEILEAGLQVAQGKCVVNSISLKGGEEEFIKQAKAVKRYGAAVIVMAFDEAGQADNFDRRVEISKRSYNILVNQIGFPAEDIIFDLNIFPVATGMDEHRRNAVEFIEATRWVRQNLPYASVSGGVSNVSFSFRGNDTVREAMHSVFLYHAIQAGMNIGIVNPSMLEVYDEINKELLELVEDVILDKREDATERLLDYSEKHKSVKKEIVEELEWRTRPLQERITHSLVKGIDRFIEEDVEEARQVAAKPLHVIEINLMTGMGVVGDLFGSGKMFLPQVVKSARVMKRAVAYLQPYIEAEKDGSRPANGKILMATVKGDVHDIGKNIVSVVLGCNNYEIVDLGVMVPAEKIIQAAIDHQVDVIGLSGLITPSLDEMVYIASELERQNLNFPLLIGGATTSKAHTAVKIDLKYKNAVVHVNDASRAVNVVSSLLGDRNKEYVTDLKDEYSDFREKFLNRQVDKDYVSIEEARKSHFSIDWENEEIFTPNNLGVTVLEDQDLRELLPFIDWSPFFRSWDLHGKYPNILEDEVVGVQAKELFKDAQVILKRILDEKLLKAKAIFGIFKANSNETDDILIFNENNEEQAKFLTLRQQAQRSKGKEYLALSDFIAPQSTGKTDYVGAFCVCTGFGTDELSEEYEKANDDYNAIMVKALADRFAEAYAEFLHKKVRTEYWGYANQESLSNEDLIAEKYKGVRPAPGYPACPDHLEKKTIWDLLKVEENTGVFLTESLAMFPTAAVSGYYFGSPHAKYFGLGKIAEDQLKDYAKRRDCPIDEARRWLSPNLA, encoded by the coding sequence ATGAAATATTTAAGATTATCAGGCCTTGAGCCTCTTATCATAACCCCGGAAAGTAATTTCATCAATGTTGGTGAAAGGACTAATGTTGCCGGGTCCAAAAAATTTTTAAGACTGATAAAAGAGGAGAAATTCTCCGAAGCACTCGATATTGCCAGAGATCAGGTAGATGGTGGTGCACAGATTCTTGATGTAAATTTTGATGACGGATTGATCGATGGAAAAGCTTCTATGGTCAAGTTCCTGAATTTAATCGCTTCAGAACCGGATATCGCAAGAATTCCAGTGATGATAGACTCTTCCAAATGGGAGATTCTGGAAGCAGGGCTTCAGGTGGCACAGGGTAAATGTGTGGTCAATTCCATCAGCTTAAAAGGAGGTGAAGAAGAATTTATCAAACAGGCAAAGGCTGTTAAAAGATACGGAGCTGCAGTCATTGTAATGGCATTTGACGAAGCTGGTCAGGCAGACAATTTTGATCGGAGAGTTGAAATCTCAAAGAGGTCGTATAATATTTTGGTCAATCAAATCGGTTTTCCTGCTGAAGACATTATTTTCGACTTAAATATTTTCCCTGTCGCGACGGGAATGGATGAACACAGAAGAAATGCCGTTGAATTCATCGAAGCGACAAGATGGGTAAGACAAAATCTTCCGTATGCATCCGTGAGTGGAGGAGTCAGTAATGTTTCTTTCTCATTCCGTGGAAATGATACCGTTAGAGAGGCCATGCACTCGGTATTCCTTTATCATGCTATCCAGGCCGGGATGAATATTGGGATCGTTAATCCTTCTATGCTGGAAGTATATGACGAAATTAATAAAGAACTTCTTGAGCTTGTAGAAGATGTAATCCTTGACAAAAGAGAAGATGCTACAGAAAGACTTTTGGATTATTCTGAAAAGCATAAATCAGTCAAAAAAGAAATTGTAGAAGAACTTGAATGGCGTACCAGACCTTTACAGGAAAGAATTACCCATTCTTTAGTAAAAGGAATAGACCGTTTTATAGAAGAAGATGTGGAAGAAGCCAGACAGGTGGCTGCAAAACCACTCCACGTTATTGAAATTAACCTGATGACCGGAATGGGCGTCGTAGGAGATCTTTTCGGAAGCGGAAAAATGTTCCTTCCGCAGGTTGTAAAATCTGCGAGGGTAATGAAAAGAGCCGTTGCCTATCTTCAGCCTTATATTGAAGCCGAAAAAGACGGTTCAAGACCAGCCAACGGAAAAATTCTGATGGCCACGGTAAAAGGAGACGTTCATGATATCGGTAAAAATATTGTGAGCGTTGTTTTGGGTTGTAATAACTATGAAATTGTTGATCTTGGAGTCATGGTTCCTGCCGAAAAGATTATTCAGGCTGCCATAGATCACCAGGTAGATGTCATCGGCTTAAGCGGATTGATTACACCAAGTCTGGACGAAATGGTGTACATCGCTTCTGAATTAGAAAGACAGAATCTCAATTTTCCTTTACTGATAGGTGGTGCCACCACTTCAAAAGCACATACCGCTGTGAAAATTGATTTAAAATATAAAAATGCCGTAGTTCATGTAAACGATGCTTCCAGAGCCGTAAATGTAGTAAGCTCATTGTTGGGAGACAGAAATAAAGAATATGTTACAGATCTGAAAGACGAATATTCTGATTTCCGCGAAAAATTCCTGAACAGACAGGTAGATAAAGACTATGTTTCCATTGAAGAAGCAAGAAAAAGTCATTTCAGTATCGACTGGGAAAATGAAGAGATTTTTACACCGAATAATTTAGGCGTAACCGTGTTGGAAGATCAGGATCTAAGGGAATTGCTTCCGTTTATCGACTGGTCACCATTCTTCAGAAGTTGGGATCTGCATGGTAAATACCCGAATATTTTAGAAGATGAGGTGGTAGGAGTTCAGGCTAAAGAATTGTTTAAAGATGCACAGGTTATTTTAAAGAGAATTCTTGATGAAAAACTGCTGAAGGCAAAAGCCATCTTCGGAATTTTTAAGGCCAACTCCAATGAGACGGATGATATTTTAATTTTTAACGAAAATAATGAAGAACAGGCTAAGTTCTTAACCTTAAGACAGCAGGCACAACGATCAAAAGGAAAAGAATATTTGGCATTAAGTGACTTTATTGCACCTCAAAGTACAGGAAAAACTGATTATGTTGGGGCTTTTTGTGTGTGTACCGGATTTGGAACAGATGAACTGTCGGAAGAATATGAAAAAGCAAACGATGATTATAATGCAATCATGGTAAAAGCACTTGCTGACAGATTTGCAGAAGCCTATGCTGAATTTTTACATAAAAAAGTCAGAACAGAATATTGGGGCTATGCCAATCAGGAAAGTTTAAGTAATGAAGATTTGATCGCAGAAAAATATAAAGGAGTGCGGCCGGCTCCTGGTTATCCTGCATGTCCCGACCATTTGGAAAAGAAAACCATCTGGGATCTTTTAAAGGTAGAAGAAAATACAGGTGTATTCCTTACTGAAAGTTTGGCAATGTTTCCAACAGCAGCAGTTTCCGGATATTATTTCGGAAGCCCGCATGCGAAATATTTCGGTTTAGGAAAAATCGCAGAAGATCAGCTTAAAGACTATGCAAAGAGAAGAGACTGCCCGATTGATGAAGCAAGAAGATGGTTGTCTCCGAATCTGGCGTAA